TTTTTTTATTTTGAGATCTTCTGCGACAACTGGACTTTTATATTCATGAGGCAAAACGCTAAAAGTGCCGTTAGTTTCAAAAATTCCAAAAGCTATATCGCTAAGCGAAAAATAACCCTTTTCACGCACAAGTTCCAAAACTTCATTAACATTGAGTTTGCTTTTCTTTAGCCCCTTATAATTGATTTTGCCGTTTTCTATTATGGTTATAGGAGAGCCTTTCAAAATCTTTTCTAACAACAACCCTTTTCGCGTAAGCCATCCGATAAGAAAATCAAAAATAAAAAATATTGACATACTGATAAGATATAGATATATAGGTTTTTCTTCTAGATTGGTTGCCATTTCGGCCGCGATTGAACCAATAGATATGCCTGTAACATAACTAATAAAGTCAATTTCAGCTATTTGCTTTTTGCCTAATAGCTTGGATATTACCAAAAGATATAAAAACGCTATGGTCGCTGATAACAAAACTCTTAATATATCGTTCATAACTTATAACTTTTCCATAATTCAGGTAAATTATGTCAAAAAATGATTTTTTTAAAATTTGTGTCAAAGTTAGGTTTAAAAA
This is a stretch of genomic DNA from Clostridia bacterium. It encodes these proteins:
- a CDS encoding DUF421 domain-containing protein codes for the protein MNDILRVLLSATIAFLYLLVISKLLGKKQIAEIDFISYVTGISIGSIAAEMATNLEEKPIYLYLISMSIFFIFDFLIGWLTRKGLLLEKILKGSPITIIENGKINYKGLKKSKLNVNEVLELVREKGYFSLSDIAFGIFETNGTFSVLPHEYKSPVVAEDLKIKKDKAVISYNVIIDGKISKSTLKKLGKDKDWIIKKLDLNNQKLKKILLAAYNDDTKKFDVHYKS